In Camelus ferus isolate YT-003-E chromosome 10, BCGSAC_Cfer_1.0, whole genome shotgun sequence, the following proteins share a genomic window:
- the LOC116666616 gene encoding olfactory receptor 5AP2 produces MTRYMKEVQGENQTEVTEFILLGLSDNPDLQVVLFGLFLFIYMVTMVGNLGMIVLIKIAPCLHTPMYSFLSSLSFVDASSSSSVTPKMLVNLVAENKAISFNGCAAQFYFFGSFLGTECFLLAMMAYDRYAAIWNPLLYPVLMSGRICSLLVATSFLAGFGNAAIHTGINFRLSFCGSNKINHFYCDTPPLLKLSCSDTYINGIVTMAFSSFIVISCVTIVLVSYLCILIAILRMPSLEGRHKAFSTCASHLMAVTIFFGTILFMYLRPTSSYSMEQDKIVSVFYTVVIPMLNPLIYSLKNKDVKGALQKILQKQIL; encoded by the coding sequence ATGACCAGATATATGAAAGAGGTCCAAGGCGAGAATCAAACAGAAGTGACAGAATTTATCCTCTTAGGACTCTCAGACAATCCAGATCTACAAGTTGTCCTCTTTGGATTGTTTCTGTTCATCTATATGGTAACCATGGTGGGTAATTTGGGGATGATCGTGCTAATTAAGATTGCTCCCTgtctccacacccccatgtattCCTTTCTCAGCAGCCTCTCCTTTGTTgatgcctcttcctcttcttctgtcaCCCCTAAGATGCTGGTAAACCTCGTGGCTGAAAATAAGGCCATTTCTTTTAATGGATGTGCTGCCCAGTTCTACTTCTTTGGCTCCTTCCTGGGGACTGAATGCTTCCTGTTAGCCATGATGGCGTATGATCGCTATGCAGCCATTTGGAACCCTCTGCTGTATCCAGTTCTCATGTCTGGGAGAATTTGCTCCTTGCTAGTGGCTACCTCATTCCTAGCAGGCTTTGGGAATGCAGCCATACACACAGGAATAAAttttagattgtctttttgtgGCTCTAATAAGATCAACCATTTCTACTGTGACACTCCACCCCTGCTCAAACTCTCTTGCTCTGACACCTATATCAATGGCATCGTGACCATGgctttctccagttttattgTCATCAGCTGTGTTACGATTGTCCTTGTTTCCTACCTGTGTATCCTCATTGCCATCTTGAGGATGCCCTCATTAGAGGGGAGGCAcaaagccttctccacctgcGCCTCTCACCTCATGGCTGTCACCATATTCTTCGGGACAATTCTCTTCATGTACTTGCGCCCTACTTCTAGCTACTCAATGGAGCAGGACAAGATTGTCTCTGTCTTTTATACAGTAGTGATCCCTATGCTAAATCCTCTaatctacagtttaaaaaataaggatgTGAAAGGGGCCCTACAGAAGATCTTACAGAAACAGATACTGTAA
- the LOC102523389 gene encoding LOW QUALITY PROTEIN: olfactory receptor 1019 (The sequence of the model RefSeq protein was modified relative to this genomic sequence to represent the inferred CDS: deleted 1 base in 1 codon), translating to MDKENHSVVTEFIFTGITQDPQLQIIFFVVFLLVYLVNVVGNVGMIILIITDTQLHTPMYFFLCNLSLTDLGYSSAIAPRMLADFLAKHKIISFSSCATQFAFFVGFVDAECYVLATMAYDRFVAICRPLHYSTLMSKRVCLALVLGSYLAGLVSLVAHTSLTFSLSYCGSNIINHFFCEIPPLLALSCSDTYISEILLFSLCGFIEFSTVLIIFISYTFILIAIIRMRSAEGRLKAFSTCGSHLTGVTLFYGTVMFMYLRPTSSYSLDQDKWASVFYTVIIPMLNPLIYSLRNKDVKAALKKLIGKKPQ from the exons atggataaagaaaaccaCTCAGTGGTGACTGAGTTTATCTTTACGGGCATCACTCAAGACCCTCAGCTGCAGATCATCTTCTTTGTGGTCTTCCTCTTGGTCTACCTGGTCAACGTGGTGGGGAATGTTGGTATGATTATCCTGATCATAACAGACACTCAGCTTCACacacccatgtacttcttcctctgcAACCTCTCCTTG ACCGACCTGGGCTACTCCTCAGCCATTGCCCCCAGGATGCTGGCTGACTTCCTAGCAAAGCACAAAATCATCTCCTTCTCCAGCTGTGCCACACAGTTTGCTTTCTTTGTAGGTTTTGTGGATGCCGAGTGCTATGTCCTGGCTACCATGGCCTACGACCGTTTCGTGGCCATCTGTCGACCCCTCCACTACAGCACTCTCATGTCCAAGCGAGTCTGCTTGGCTCTTGTGCTGGGTTCTTACCTGGCTGGTCTGGTGAGTTTAGTCGCACACACTTCCCTCACCTTCAGTTTGAGTTACTGTGGTTCCAATATCATCAACCACTTCTTCTGCGAAATCCCACCGCTCCTAGCCCTCTCTTGCTCAGACACCTACATCAGCGAGATCTTGCTGTTTAGTTTGTGTGGCTTCATTGAATTCAGCACCGTCCTCATCATCTTCATCTCCTACACCTTCATCCTCATCGCCATCATCAGAATGCGCTCTGCTGAAGGCCGCCTTAAGGCTTTCTCCACCTGTGGGTCTCATCTCACTGGCGTCACACTTTTTTATGGCACAGTCATGTTCATGTACCTGAGGCCAACATCCAGCTACTCCCTGGATCAAGACAAATGGGCCTCTGTGTTCTACACTGTTATCATCCCCATGTTGAATCCTTTGATCTACAGTTTACGAAACAAGGATGTGAAAGCTGCTCTCAAAAAACTAATTGGaaaaaaacctcaataa
- the LOC102523901 gene encoding olfactory receptor 1020-like, protein MNHPFGDKGMSNHSTVTEFILWGFSNHPDLQCLLFMVFLVIYMITVLGNLGMILLIKIDSHLHTPMYFFLSNLSLVDFCYSSVIAPNMLVNFWVDNPVISFNECATQFFFFGSFAGIEGFLLTVMAYDRYVAICKPLLYTVTMSPHLNIMLVLATYLSGFINAAIHTGLTFQLSFCHSNVINHFFCDTPPLLKLSCSDTRVNEVLIFAFASFNELSCLLTILISYLYILMAILRIHSASGRYKAFSTCASHLMVVTIFFGTILFMYLRPSSSYAMDQDKVVSVFYTVVIPMLNPLIYSLRNKEVKISLGKIFKTTFFCFCI, encoded by the coding sequence ATGAATCATCCATTCGGAGACAAAGGTATGAGCAACCATTCAACAGTGACTGAATTTATTCTCTGGGGATTCAGTAATCATCCAGACCTACAGTGTCTTCTTTTTATGGTATTTCTAGTCATCTATATGATCACTGTGCTTGGAAATCTCGGCATGATCCTGTTAATCAAGATTGACTCCCATCTTCACActcccatgtactttttcctcagCAATTTGTCCCTTGTTGATTTCTGTTATTCTTCTGTCATTGCCCCTAATATGCTAGTAAATTTCTGGGTGGACAACCCAGTCATTTCATTCAATGAATGTGCCACTCAGTTcttcttttttggttcttttgCTGGCATTGAGGGCTTCCTGTTGACCGTGATGGCCTATGACCGttatgtggccatctgcaagcctctTCTTTACACAGTCACTATGTCCCCCCATCTTAACATCATGCTGGTGTTGGCCACATATCTTTCAGGCTTTATAAATGCCGCCATTCACACTGGCCTTACCTTCCAACTGTCTTTCTGCCACTCGAATGTCATCAACCACTTTTTCTGTGACACTCCACCCCTCCTGAAACTCTCTTGTTCTGACACACGTGTCAATGAAgttctcatttttgcttttgccaGTTTTAATGAACTGAGCTGCCTCCTGACTATTCTCATTTCTTATCTCTACATCCTCATGGCCATCTTGAGGATCCATTCAGCAAGTGGGAGGTAcaaagccttctccacctgtgcTTCCCATTTGATGGTGGTCACCATCTTTTTTGGCACAATCCTGTTCATGTATCTGCGCCCCAGCTCCAGCTATGCGATGGACCAAGACAAAGTGGTGTCTGTGTTTTATACGGTGGTCATCCCCATGTTAAACCCTCTCATCTATAGTCTGAGAAACAAGGAAGTCAAAATATCCttaggtaaaatttttaaaacaaccttTTTTTGCTTCTGTATTTAG
- the LOC116666615 gene encoding olfactory receptor 5M10 has product MSSPNHTLVTEFILLGLTDNPVSEKTLFGVFLVIYLITLAGNLGMIVLIRTNAHLQTPMYFFLSHLSFVDICYSSNITPNMLYNFLSDQKTISYAGCFTQCLLFIALVITEFYILASMALDRYVAICSPLHYSSRMSKSICLSLVTVPYSCGFLNGLSQALLTFHLSFCGSREINHFYCADPPLMMLACSDTRVKKMAMFAVAGFTLSSSLLIILLSYLFIIASILRIRSAEGRHKAFSTCGSHLTTVTIFYGTLFCMYLRSPSEKSVEQSKIIAVFYSFLSPILNPLVYSMRNKDVIQALQQMIKRNLS; this is encoded by the coding sequence ATGTCTTCCCCAAACCACACTCTGGTGACAGAATTCATTCTCCTGGGACTCACAGACAACCCAGTGTCAGAGAAGACCCTGTTTGGGGTGTTTCTGGTGATCTACCTAATCACGCTGGCAGGGAATCTGGGCATGATCGTGCTGATCAGGACAAACGCCCACCTCCAaacccccatgtacttcttcctcagccACCTGTCCTTTGTAGACATTTGCTATTCCTCCAACATCACTCCAAATATGCTGTACAATTTCCTCTCAGACCAGAAGACCATCTCCTATGCTGGATGCTTCACACAGTGTCTGCTCTTCATTGCCCTGGTGATCACTGAGTTTTATATCCTTGCTTCAATGGCGTTGGATCGCTATGTGGCCATTTGCAGCCCTTTACATTACAGCTCCAGGATGTCCAAGAGCATCTGCCTCTCTCTAGTCACAGTCCCTTACTCTTGTGGCTTCCTTAATGGGCTCTCTCAGGCACTGCTGACTTTCCACTTGTCCTTCTGTGGCTCCCGTGAAATCAATCATTTCTACTGTGCTGACCCTCCTCTCATGATGCTGGCCTGCTCTGACACCCGAGTCAAGAAGATGGCGATGTTTGCAGTTGCTGGTTTTAccctctccagctctctcctcaTCATTCTCCTGTCCTACCTTTTCATCATTGCCAGCATCTTGAGGATCCGCTCTGCAGAAGGCAGGCACAAAGCCTTTTCTACTTGTGGTTCCCACCTGACAACAGTCACTATATTTTATGGAACCCTCTTTTGCATGTACTTGAGGTCCCCATCTGAGAAGTCTGTAGAGCAGTCCAAAATAATTGCAGTCTTCTATAGTTTTTTGAGCCCAATACTGAACCCGTTGGTCTACAGTATGAGGAACAAGGATGTGATCCAAGCCTTGCAGCAGATGATTAAGAGAAATCTTTCATAA